In Anaerolineales bacterium, the sequence CTGGTCTACTTCCCTTCCGGAAGGAGGGGTCGCCTGTCTTCCCCTTCCCAGTCACTTGACTGAAGCGATCAGCCCCAGGTCAAAGCGGTGAGGGGGTGTGTGGCGCCCTGAGGGGTTGACGGACCACCGCCCGGTTCCACCGAGCAGACAACCAGGCCGGGACATCGGTCTGCCCCACCCCGTGCCTTACGGCATGCGCCGAAGCGCCGGCCAGCGCAGCCAGAGGAACGCAGCAAACACCAACACGAGGGCGGCGGAGAGGGCTACTGCAATGGGTTCGCCCAGATAGGTGGCCGCGATGCCGATCAGGAGCGAGCCCACGGGAATGACTCCGAAGAAGACCAGCGTGTAGACCCCCATCACCCGACCACGCAATGCATCGGGCACCTCGGCCTGCACCAGGGCGTTGACAGTGTTGACGATCATCATGAATCCCCAGCCCACGCCTGCCAGGGTCACGAGGGAGATCGGCAGGGACCTGGCGGCGGAGAAGGCCAATAACAGCGCCCCCATGGCGAAGCCGCCGATTGTCAGGAGCTTCCCCTTCAGTCGATAGCGCCCGAGCGAGGCAATCATCAGGCCGGCGACGACGGCTCCGACTCCGCGGGCTGAGAGCAGCAAGCCGTTGGTGGCGGCGGTCCCGCCTAGGACTTCAACCGACCAGGCGGGCATCAGGGTCACAGTCCCGATCCCGATCAGGCTGAAACCACCCACGATAGCGATCAGTCGGCGGACGCTCACCGTGCGGGCGACGTAGCCGAGCCCCTGGCGCATGCCGCTCATCGCCGACTCCTGATTGGGCGAAGGTGGTTTTCGAGGCAGCTTCATGAGGAGAAGTGCCGCAATCACGGCCAGGAAGGTCGCGCCGTTGATCATGAAACACCACGCTGCTCCGGCAAGGGCATACACGATGCCGCTTACCGCGGGGCCAACGACGGTTGCGGCGTTGAACATCGTGGCGTTCAAGGCAATGGCGTTCGTCAGATCCTCGCGCCCGACCATCTCGATGGTGAACGATTGTCGGGCAGGGGCGTCAAAGGCGTTGGCCGTCCCAAGCAGGAACGCCATGACAATGATGTGCCACGGCTGAACTGCGCCGGAGAATGTCAGAGCCCCGAGGGTGAAG encodes:
- a CDS encoding MFS transporter translates to MSSDQLPDPVPSVVAEAAERQALPQDSSSTPQRIRRSFSLTFISLRHPNYRLWFGGQLVSLFGTWMQTTAQGFLVYELTRSPAYLGYVGFAAGVPVWLFTLYAGVIADRVSRRNLMILTQTAMMVLAFTLGALTFSGAVQPWHIIVMAFLLGTANAFDAPARQSFTIEMVGREDLTNAIALNATMFNAATVVGPAVSGIVYALAGAAWCFMINGATFLAVIAALLLMKLPRKPPSPNQESAMSGMRQGLGYVARTVSVRRLIAIVGGFSLIGIGTVTLMPAWSVEVLGGTAATNGLLLSARGVGAVVAGLMIASLGRYRLKGKLLTIGGFAMGALLLAFSAARSLPISLVTLAGVGWGFMMIVNTVNALVQAEVPDALRGRVMGVYTLVFFGVIPVGSLLIGIAATYLGEPIAVALSAALVLVFAAFLWLRWPALRRMP